Genomic window (Oryza sativa Japonica Group chromosome 3, ASM3414082v1):
CGTCCTGCTTCTCTTCTCCTTTCTTTATTCTCctctattttcttctcttttcttcttaaGTGGTGTCGCCCAATGTCTACCACCTCTGCTATCCGTTGTCGCACTCGCTCGAGACGGCCCGACTCATCGTCATTGTCGGGCACAGACCACGCAGGGGTAGGCGGAGCAGGAGGGCTTGGAGCTGGTGCGCGTGCTCACCGCGTGTGCCGACGGTGCTCTAGCGAAACGGCAACAGCAACGGGCAATAAAGGAGACAGTGGGCGCGGAAGAGGGTGCCAAAGGCGGAGAGAATGGTGAGCCAGCGGTCAGTGACGGGCTAGTTGGACGGTGTCCATGGTGAGGCATGGGCCGAAGCCGAGGAGAACGCCCCACTCGCACCCCTCGCCAGTGGTGCCGCACGCTTCGCCGGCTGACCACCGCCCAAAACTAGGCGCACGCGTTGCCCATGTTGCCGTAATCCGCGAGCACCTTGCGCgacgccctcgtcttctccagcCTCAGGCCCCGCACACCCTCCACCTTGTCGAGGATGGCGCGCCCGCCCGGGTGGACCGCATAAAATAGCGCGTTCCGGTCATCatggtcggtgaagtcgacgccGGCGCTGGAGACCATCTTGAGGAGCCCGGCCTCGATGTTTGGTGATCAGGGACGGCACCTCGCTGATGAGGCCGAACATTAGGCCCACCTCTCGAAGGAGCCCCAGGATGGCGCCGCCGGTCTCCGGTATGAGGGTCTGCGTCACGTGCACCAGCTCGAACAGCGGCCtctccccgccgctgccgccagcgGTGGCGACGACAGGGTCAGCACCGATGACGACGACCAATGCGCCGTCCCCGAACAACGCCTGGCAGACGAGGTTGTCGAAGTGTGCGTTGTCCATGACGCGGAAGTACATTGTGGGCAGCACGACCCAGATCAGGCGCCGCCGCATGCTTTCATTTGTTGCTATATGGATAGAGATGGTGAGCTCGGTGCGCCTTCGTCACCCAGCAGCTGTGTCGTCCTCTCCGAGCTCGGCTAGTCCCACCGGCTGAGCACGTCGGATACCATTCCAGCTTGCGCGACTCGCCACTGCGGGCCCGCGCGCCTCCCGTGCTTCTCTTACTCTTGCTCGGCGAccgcacgccgcgccgcccccctcAGTCCgcctcgccattcggccgccccTCTTTCATCGTGCTCATCGGCGATGCCTCGCTCCCGGCCGAAGGGGAcgaggaagagagagataatGGAGAGAAAGAGATGATATGTGAGATTGATAAATGGGCCCATGGAcaaacttgtctttaaccaatgtttctctctctgttttcatcggaaataataaaataatgccttaagtgtccagcagctaattaccatatttttGCAGTGTCCACGAGAAGATACACGTTCTTTAAGTGTCTCACATAAACTTTGATCAATattctgtagcaaattttgcctacaGAGATGAACCATAAAATTGTTGCATCCACTGTTGCGCGCTCTCTCGCAATTCATGAGAGCGCCATCTCCTGCTTTTCTCTCGACTACGCCACCGCTTTGTCCTTATAGCTATCTGCATATATGTTCGGCCTAGCTCAGCCCTGATGCCCTTATTTCAGTTCTAGACATCTCCATTCATCAACCTTGTGCAAGGAATGGGAGGGAAACACCAACAGCCATCAACAGAGGTGGAACTGGGCCTTTAGAGTCCTAAACGTggaaaagtatttttttaataatagaatataacatcccggcctttgttcaaagagctacaaccaatttttACAAACTGGCACTCCAAACGAGTGAAGTTTAATTAACcgaacaacaaaatcatccacaaaggattaaagaaaaaaccaaactaAGATTAAGAGAACACATTTATTGAAgcctatttgtgaatctccatccataattGGCAAAGAGTTGCATAACCGTCATCTCAAGCCTATCACATGCAACTTTTATGAACTCGCCATCTTCATCAGaccactatatatataaagtttttacgAGTCAATTATATGGTAatagtttttttccttttctgtcGCAAATGCTACGCCCATATtgcatttttaaaatttctctATCATGCCCGCAGCAAAAGATTGAACCGAGGCCCGCCCAGGCACCGCCACGCGCGGAGTATCATCTagtatttttaaatttgaatgcCACGTTAGCGCCACGTGGAAGGACTACCAGGTCAATACCGTCACGCTAGCGAAACCGCCCTTCAAAACCACTGAGGGAGTCAATTTACACACGTTTTAATAGTTCAGGGAGTTGTCCTATACGGTTTTGTGGATGAGGttcatggattagattcgggtcacttttaagggagtcgaagtgaacttattcctactcGGAGACGACAACAAAAGTAATACAAGTCCTTACAAAGTACTCCCTAcatcataaaataaataaataaagtataAAATATTGCATATCTACTATCTAATTTCGTAATACTATGATATATCCAAATTTGTAGTACTATGATATGTATTCAGATTTctagtactagaatgtgtcatacTAGTAACTTcagaaaattatatatatatatatatatatatatatatatatatatatatatatatatatatatatatatatatatatatatatatatatatatatatatatatatatatatatatatatatatatatatatatatatatatatatatatatatatatatatatatatatatata
Coding sequences:
- the LOC107280331 gene encoding chalcone synthase-like — encoded protein: MRRRLIWVVLPTMYFRVMDNAHFDNLVCQALFGDGALVVVIGADPVVATAGGSGGERPLFELVHVTQTLIPETGGAILGLLREMVSSAGVDFTDHDDRNALFYAVHPGGRAILDKVEGVRGLRLEKTRASRKVLADYGNMGNACA